One Lemur catta isolate mLemCat1 chromosome 15, mLemCat1.pri, whole genome shotgun sequence genomic window carries:
- the ATP6V0A1 gene encoding V-type proton ATPase 116 kDa subunit a1 isoform X5: MKLEDVKKWIENFANFEKIENELKEINTNQEALKRNFLELTELKFILRKTQQFFDEAELHHQQMADPDLLEESSSLLEPSEMGRGTPLRLGFVAGVINRERIPTFERMLWRVCRGNVFLRQAEIENPLEDPVTGDHVHKSVFIIFFQGDQLKNRVKKICEGFRASLYPCPETPQERKEMASGVNTRIDDLQMVLNQTEDHRQRVLQAAAKNIRVWFIKVRKMKAIYHTLNLCNIDVTQKCLIAEVWCPVTDLDSIQFALRRGTEHSGSTVPSILNRMQTNQTPPTYNKTNKFTYGFQNIVDAYGIGTYREINPAPYTIITFPFLFAVMFGDFGHGILMTLFAVWMVLRESRILSQKNENEMFSTVFSGRYIILLMGVFSMYTGLIYNDCFSKSLNIFGSSWSVRPMFTYNNWTDETLQGNPVLQLNPALPGVFGGPYPFGIDPIWNIATNKLTFLNSFKMKMSVILGIIHMLFGVSLSLFNHIYFKKPLNIYFGFIPEVIFMTSLFGYLVILIFYKWTAYDAHTSENAPSLLIHFINMFLFSYPESDKSMLYSGQKGIQCFLVVVALLCVPWMLLFKPLVLRHQYLRRKHLGTLNFGGIRVGNGPTEEDAEIIQHDQLSTHSEDAEEFDFGDTMVHQAIHTIEYCLGCISNTASYLRLWALSLAHAQLSEVLWTMVIHIGLSVKSLAGGLALFFIFAAFATLTVAILLIMEGLSAFLHALRLHWVEFQNKFYSGTGFKFLPFSFEHIREGKFEE, translated from the exons GCTGAATTGCATCATCAGCAGATGGCGGATCCAGACCTGTTGGAAGAGTCCTCATCCCTCTTGGAGCCAAGTGAGATGGGAAGAGGCACGCCTTTAAGACTTGG CTTCGTGGCTGGTGTGATTAACCGGGAGCGCATCCCTACTTTTGAGCGCATGCTTTGGCGGGTGTGCCGGGGAAATGTGTTCCTGCGACAGGCTGAAATCGAGAACCCCCTGGAGGATCCTGTGACT GGCGACCACGTGCACAAGTCtgtgtttatcattttcttccaaGGCGATCAGCTGAAAAACAGAGTCAAGAAGATCTGCGAAGG GTTCCGAGCCTCACTCTATCCCTGTCCTGAGACAccacaggaaaggaaggaaatggctTCCGGGGTTAATACCAGGATTGATGACCTCCAAATG GTTCTGAATCAAACGGAGGATCACCGCCAGAGGGTTCTGCAGGCAGCCGCTAAGAACATCCGTGTCTGGTTCATCAAGGTGCGGAAGATGAAGGCCATCTACCACACCCTGAACCTGTGCAACATAGATGTGACCCAGAAGTGCCTGATTGCAGAGGTCTGGTGCCCCGTCACTGACCTGGACTCCATCCAGTTTGCACTGAGAAGAGGCACG GAACACAGTGGCTCCACTGTACCCTCCATTTTGAACAGGATGCAAACAAACCAGACTCCTCCAACCTATAACAAAACCAACAAGTTTACCTATGGCTTTCagaacatagtagatgcttacGGAATTGGAACTTACCGAGAGATCAATCCAG cTCCATATACCATCAtcactttcccttttctgtttgCTGTGATGTTTGGGGACTTTGGCCATGGCATTTTGATGACCCTTTTTGCTGTGTGGATGGTGTTAAGGGAGAGCCGGATCCTTTcccagaagaatgaaaatgag ATGTTTAGCACTGTGTTCAGTGGTCGATACATTATTCTATTGATGGGTGTGTTCTCCATGTACACTGGCCTCATCTACAATGATTGCTTTTCCAAGTCTCTTAATATCTTTGGGTCATCCTGGAGTGTACGGCCGATGTTTACTTATAACAATTGGAC GGACGAGACACTTCAGGGGAACCCTGTTCTGCAGCTCAACCCGGCGCTCCCTGGAGTTTTTGGTGGACCATACCCCTTTGGCATCGATCCG ATATGGAACATTGCTACCAATAAACTAACCTTCCTCAACTCCTTTAAGATGAAGATGTCTGTTATCCTTGGCATCATCCATATGTTGTTTGGAGTCAGCTTGAGCCTTTTCAACCATAT CTATTTCAAGAAGCCCCTGAATATATACTTTGGATTTATTCCTGAAGTAATCTTCATGACCTCTTTGTTTGGCTACTTGGTTATCCTTATTTTTTACAAGTGGACAGCCTATGATGCTCATACATCTGAGAATGCACCAAGCCTTCTGATCCACTTCATAAACATGTTCCTCTTCTCCTACCCAGAGTCTGATAAGTCAATGCTCTATTCTGGACAG AAAGGAATTCAGTGTTTCCTGGTAGTGGTTGCACTACTGTGTGTACCTTGGATGCTGCTGTTTAAACCACTGGTCCTTCGCCATCAGTACTTGAGGAGGAAGCATTTG GGAACTCTCAACTTTGGTGGGATCAGGGTGGGCAACGGACCGACAGAGGAGGATGCTGAGATTATTCAGCATGACCAGCTCTCCACCCACTCAGAGGACGCAGAAGAG TTTGACTTTGGGGACACCATGGTCCACCAGGCCATCCACACCATCGAGTACTGCCTGGGCTGCATCTCCAACACCGCCTCCTACCTGCGGCTCTGGGCCCTCAGCCTCGCTCACGCAC AGCTGTCTGAGGTGCTTTGGACCATGGTGATCCACATCGGCCTGAGCGTGAAGAGCTTGGCAGGAGGTCTGGCACTTTTCTTCATCTTCGCCGCCTTTGCCACCCTGACCGTGGCCATCCTCCTGATCATGGAGGGCCTCTCAGCCTTCCTCCACGCGCTGCGGTTACACTG GGTTGAGTTCCAGAATAAATTCTACAGTGGGACCGGTTTCAAGTTCCTGCCCTTCTCCTTCGAGCACATTCGGGAAGGGAAGTTTGAGGAGTGA